A stretch of Arachis hypogaea cultivar Tifrunner chromosome 15, arahy.Tifrunner.gnm2.J5K5, whole genome shotgun sequence DNA encodes these proteins:
- the LOC112751677 gene encoding isoflavone-7-O-methyltransferase 9, protein MVSKATKENVFHGNSNGNSVSIDELFKAQAHLYRVMASYTLPMCVKWAIDLSIPNIIHNRHSHSISLSDLVSALNAPPPKTQYVQRIMRLLTHDGIFAVVVNQETKEEEYVLTPTSELLVKGTDHCVSAMAEYIINPTTVGFYNYLAKWTCDEKGQTTVETALGSSVGYWDFIHENPKELKIFNDGMESDSNVVRFALRDCKSVFEGLDSLVDVGGATGNTAKIICEAFPKLKCTVLDLPHVVAGLPETENLKFFGGSMFDFIPHADAILFKWVLGNWSDDHCIQVLEKCKEAISGKSGGGKVIIIDIVINENEDEHDVMELKLFSDIAAMTLLDGKERDEKDWKKLFFKAGFKNYKVFSIFGFRSLIEVYP, encoded by the exons ATGGTTTCCAAGGCGACGAAGGAGAACGTTTTCCATGGAAACAGCAATGGCAATAGTGTTAGTATTGATGAGTTGTTCAAAGCTCAAGCTCACTTGTATAGAGTAATGGCAAGTTACACCTTACCAATGTGTGTGAAGTGGGCCATCGACCTTTCCATACCAAACATCATCCATAACCGccattcccattccatttccCTCTCCGATCTCGTGTCGGCTCTTAACGCTCCACCACCAAAAACTCAATATGTCCAGCGCATCATGCGCTTGTTGACACACGACGGTATATTTGCCGTCGTGGTCAACCAAGAAACTAAAGAAGAAGAATATGTTCTTACTCCCACTTCTGAGCTCCTTGTAAAGGGCACTGATCATTGCGTCTCGGCCATGGCCGAGTACATTATTAACCCAACTACGGTTGGGTTTTATAATTATTTGGCTAAATGGACTTGCGACGAGAAGGGACAAACAACTGTTGAAACTGCTTTAGGGTCTTCCGTTGGCTACTGGGATTTCATTCATGAAAATCCTAAGGAGTTGAAGATTTTCAACGATGGTATGGAGAGTGATTCAAACGTTGTGAGGTTTGCTTTGAGGGATTGTAAATCGGTGTTTGAAGGGTTGGATTCGTTGGTTGATGTTGGTGGGGCCACTGGTAACACTGCTAAGATCATTTGTGAGGCGTTTCCGAAGCTGAAATGCACAGTGTTGGATCTTCCACATGTTGTTGCTGGTTTGCCTGAAACtgaaaacttgaaattttttggaGGGAGCATGTTTGATTTTATCCCTCATGCTGATGCTATTTTATTCAAG TGGGTTCTGGGCAATTGGAGCGATGATCATTGCATACAAGTCCTAGAAAAATGTAAGGAAGCAATTTCAGGAAAAAGTGGCGGAGGAAAAGTGATTATTATTGACATAGTAATAAATGAAAATGAAGATGAGCATGATGTGATGGAACTAAAACTATTTTCTGATATAGCTGCAATGACTCTTCTTGATGGAAAAGAGAGAGACGAGAAAGATTGGAAAAAACTCTTCTTCAAAGCAGGCTTCAAGAACTACAAAGTGTTTTCCATATTTGGCTTTAGGTCGCTTATTGAGGTTTATCCTTAA
- the LOC112751676 gene encoding DEAD-box ATP-dependent RNA helicase 7, giving the protein MPSLALSNGAVPSPKDNKKHKSKKEKKENNVDDAQAQQLNGAVSETKKKSSKKRKKLSSDEDEDDQKSETSSELVEPQNDEGLKSKEKKKSKKEKNKKAKLDMDEEEEEEEEVLKKEEDPNAITNFRISEPLRAKLKEKGIESLFPIQAMTFDIILDGSDLVGRARTGQGKTLAFVLPLLESLINGPAKAFRKTGFGRAPSVLVLLPTRELANQVYADFEVYGGAMGLSSCCLYGGAPYQTQESKLRRGVDIVVGTPGRVKDHIERENIDLSQLKFRVLDEADEMLRMGFVEDVELILGKVQDVSKVQTLLFSATLPDWVKHISGKFLKPDKKTADLVGNAKMKASTNVRHIVLPCNGSARAQLIPDIIRCYSSGGRTIIFTEKKESASELAGLLPGARALHGDIQQSQREVTLSGFRSGKFMTLVATNVAARGLDINDVQLIIQCEPPRDVEAYIHRSGRTGRAGNTGVAVMLYDPRRSNVSKIERESGVKFEHISAPQPDDIAKAVGGEAAEMITQVSDSVIPAFKSAAEELLNNSGLSAADLLAKALAKAVGFTEIKKRSVLTSMENYVTLLLEIGKPMFTPSFVFGILRRFLPEEQVEAVQGLTLTADGNGAVFDVPAKDLDIYLTGQQKAGNVSLEVLKTLPRLQEREQPRGGRFGGGRGFNDRNGGNRFGRGGGRNGRFGQNDRFSNGRGNFNKGGKRW; this is encoded by the exons ATGCCTTCCCTTGCTCTCTCAAACGGCGCCGTTCCCTCCCCTAAggacaacaaaaaacacaaatccaaaaaggaaaagaaggaaaACAACGTCGACGACGCTCAGGCTCAGCAGCTAAACGGCGCCGTTTCTGAAACCAAGAAGAAAAGctccaagaagaggaagaagctctcctctgatgaggatgaggacGATCAGAAGAGTGAGACTAGCTCTGAGCTCGTTGAGCCTCAGAATGATGAAGGCTTGAAAtccaaggagaagaagaagagcaagaaggaGAAGAATAAGAAGGCCAAGTTGGACATggatgaggaagaggaggaggaagaagaggttcTCAAAAAGGAGGAGGATCCTAACGCCATTACCAACTTCAGAATCTCCGAGCCTCTTAGGGCAAAGCTTAAGGAGAAGGGAATTGAGTCTCTCTTCCCGATTCAGGCCATGACCTTCGACATCATCCTCGATGGCTCTGATTTGGTTGGTCGTGCTCGCACCGGTCAG GGTAAAACTCTGGCTTTTGTGTTGCCCCTACTAGAGTCTTTAATCAATGGTCCTGCCAAAGCGTTCAGAAAGACCGGTTTTGGGAGGGCTCCAAGTGTCCTTGTTCTTTTACCCACCAGGGAATTGGCAAATCAG GTGTATGCTGATTTTGAAGTTTATGGTGGGGCAATGGGATTGAGTTCTTGCTGTCTATATGGTGGGGCTCCATACCAGACTCAAGAGAGTAAGCTTAGGAGAGGTGTTGATATTGTTGTTGGCACTCCAGGTCGTGTGAAG GATCATATAGAGAGGGAAAATATTGACCTGAGCCAGCTAAAGTTCCGTGTCCTTGATGAGGCTGATGAGATGCTCAGAATGGGTTTTGTTGAAGATGTGGAACTAATTCTag GCAAGGTACAAGATGTTAGCAAAGTTCAGACACTTCTTTTCAGTGCTACTTTGCCAGACTGGGTTAAGCAT ATTTCTGGAAAATTTCTGAAACCAGATAAAAAAACTGCAGATCTGGTGGGAAATGCAAAAATGAAGGCTAGCACCAATGTTAGACATATTGTTCTTCCATGTAACGGTTCTGCCAGGGCCCAGCTTATCCCAGACATTATTCGCTGTTATAGCag TGGAGGCCGAACAATTATATTTACTGAGAAAAAGGAGTCTGCTTCTGAGCTTGCCGGCTTGTTGCCCGGAGCAAGAGCTCTACATGGTGATATACAGCAATCACAACGTGAG GTTACACTGTCTGGTTTTAGGTCTGGGAAATTCATGACTTTGGTTGCCACAAATGTGGCAGCAAGGGGTTTAGATATTAATGATGTTCAGTTAATTATCCAG TGTGAGCCCCCACGTGATGTAGAAGCCTACATTCATCGATCTGGGCGCACAGGAAGAGCAG GAAATACGGGAGTTGCTGTAATGCTTTATGATCCCAGGCGATCAAATGTATCTAAAATAGAAAGGGAATCGGGTGTGAAATTTGAGCACATATCTGCCCCCCAGCCTGATGATATTGCCAAAGCTGTTGGTGGAGAAGCTGCTGAAATGATTACCCAAGTGTCTGATAG TGTGATTCCTGCGTTCAAGTCTGCGGCTGAGGAGCTTTTGAACAACTCTGGTTTATCAGCTGCTGATCTACTTGCAAAAGCACTTGCCAAGGCTGTG GGCTTTACAGAGATAAAGAAAAGATCAGTTTTGACTTCCATGGAGAATTACGTTACACTGCTTCTTGAGATTGGAAAACCTATGTTCACGCCGTC CTTTGTTTTCGGAATCCTAAGGAGATTCTTGCCCGAGGAGCAGGTTGAGGCTGTGCAGGGTTTGACTCTCACTGCAGATGGAAATGGTGCAGTGTTTGATGTACCAGCCAAGGATTTAGACATTTATCTTACTg GTCAGCAGAAAGCTGGTAATGTAAGCCTAGAGGTGTTGAAAACATTACCACGTTTGCAAGAAAGAGAGCAACCAAGAGGGGGCAGATTTGGTGGCGGTCGAGGGTTTAATGATAGAAATGGTGGGAACAGGTTTGGAAGAGGTGGTGGCAGGAATGGTAGATTCGGCCAGAACGATAGGTTTTCGAATGGGAGAGGTAATTTCAACAAAGGTGGAAAGAGATGGTAA